The Streptomyces sp. NBC_00435 nucleotide sequence GCCGTGGAGGCCTGGCCGCCGTTCACCGACGCGGTGCTCGCGGAGCTCGGGGCCCGCTGAACCTCCCCCTAGGGAAGTTCCCAGATCAGCAGCTCGGCCGGGGAACCGGCGACCAGCTCCAGGGCCGCCTCACCGGTGATCCGCGCCGAGTCCCCCGGGCCCAGTTCGCCGCGGTCCGCGCCGCCCTCCCCGTCCAGCCGCAGGTCTCCCCGTACGACGTGCAGGTACACCCGCTCCGCGGCCGGTACGGCGACCCGCTCGCCCGCGCCGGGACGGCGTACGTGCAGCACGGCCCCGGCCGCGGGCACGGCGTAGGGGGTGCTGTCGGAGATGCCCCTGACCAGGCTGTACGAGGGCTTCCCGGCCGTGTCGAGGGGCTCGAGCCACATCTGGACGAAACGCAGCGGCACGCGGCCGTCGTTGCGCTCCACGTGCCGGGTGCCGGACGCGGCGCCGAGGTGCTGCACGTCGCCGGGCCGCACCAGGGTGGCCGCGCCCGTGCCGTCCCGGTGGGTGAGCTCGCCCTCGGCCACCCAGGTCACGATCTCGGTGTGGCTGTGGGGGTGCTCGCCGAATCCGGCGCCGGGGGCGAGGGTCTCCTCGTTGCACGCCAGGACCGGGCCGAAGCGCAGGTTGTCCGGGTCGTAGTGCGGCCCGAAGGAGAAGGCGTGCCGGGTGGAGATCCCGGCGTCGGCGCCGTCAGGGCCTCCGCCCTCGTACCGGTCGGCGCCTCGGCGTACATCAATCATGAGGGCCACGGTAGCCCCCGGGGTGATCCGCGGTGTGGGACCGGACTCCGCGCAGGCTCCCCGATAAGGCAGTCTTGTCACGTGCCCCAACCCGAACGTGAGCATTCACCCGCGACCCGTCCCGCGCATCCGGCTCCCGCCCATCCGCACTCCGCGACGCTGCGCCGACTGGAGAAGTCGTCCGGCCGGCTCGCCGCCAACGCGATCGCGCGCATGGACGAGACCCTGCCGTGGTACCGGGCGATGCCACCGGAGAACCGGTCGTGGATCGGCCTGGTCGCCCAGGCCGGCATCGCCGCCTTCACCGAGTGGTTCCGGCACCCCGAGACCCCGCAGGCGATCTCCACCGACGTGTTCGGGACGGCTCCGCGCGAGCTGACCCGGGCGATCACCCTGCGCCAGACCGTCGAGATGGTGCGCACCACGATCGAGGTCATGGAGACCGCGATCGACGAGGTGGCGGCGCCCGGCGACGAGTCGATCCTGCGCGAGGCGCTACTGGTGTACGCCCGGGAGATCGCCTTCGCGACCGCCCAGGTGTACGCGCAGGCCGCCGAGGCGCGCGGCGCCTGGGACGCCCGGCTGGAATCCCTGGTGGTCAACGCGGTGCTGTCCGGCGAGGCCGACGAGGGCGCGCTGTCGCGGGCCGCGGCGCTCGGCTGGAACTCCCCCGAGCACGTGTGCGTGGTGCTGGGCACCGCGCCGGAGGGCGACAGCGAGCTGACGGTCGAGGCGATCCGCCGGGCGGCCCGCCACCACAAGCTGCAGGTGCTCACCGGGGTGCTCGGAGACCGGCTCGTGGTCATCGCGGGCGGCAGCGACAATCCGCTCCAGGTGGCGAAGTCCCTGATCGGGCCGTTCGCGGCGGGTGCGGTGGTGGCCGGGCCGGTGGTCCCGGACCTGCTGAACGCCACGAAGTCGGCGCAGGCCGCGGCGGCCGGGCTGAAGGCCTGCACCGCCTGGCAGGACGCTCCGCGGCCGGTGCTCGCGGACGATCTCCTGCCCGAACGCGCGATCGCCTCCGACCCTGCGGCCCGCGAGCAGTTGGTGGAGGAGATCTACAGACCGCTGGAAGAGGCCGGCTCGGCCCTGCTGGAGACGCTGAGCGTCTACCTGGAGCAGGCGAGCAGCCTGGAAGGCGCAGCTCGGATGCTGTTCGTGCACCCCAACACCGTGCGCTACCGGCTGCGACGTGTGACAGACGTCACCGGCTGGTCGCCCTCGGATGTCCGTTCCGCGTTCACGCTGCGGATCGCCCTGATCCTCGGGCGTCTGGCCGACGGCGATCCTCAGTCCTAGACTTTTGTCGGACATCAACAATTACCCCGAAGGTTCTTCGTCCCTGTCCCCACGGGCGGCGCGGACCGAACACAAGAGAGAGTGTGAGGGTGCTCGTACTCGTCGCTCCCGGCCAAGGCGCACAGACGCCCGGCTTCCTGACTCCCTGGCTCGAACTGCCCGGCGCCGCTGACCGCGTCGCCGGCTGGTCGGACGCCATCGGGCTCGACCTTGCCCACTACGGCACGAAGGCCGACGCGGACGAAATCCGCGACACGGCCGTCGCACAGCCCCTGCTGGTGGCCGCCGGTCTGCTCTCCGCGGCCGAGCTGGGCGCTCGTACGGCGTTCGGCGCCGTCGCGGGACACAGCGTCGGCGAGATCACCGCCGCCGCGTACGCGGGCGTGCTGTCCGACGAGGACGCGCTGTCCTTCGTACGGACCCGCGGGCTCGGCATGGCCGAGGCCGCCGCGGTCACCGCGACGGGCATGGCCGCGGTCCTCGGCGGGGACCGGGACCTCGTCGTCGCGCATCTGGAGAAGCTGGGGCTGACCCCGGCGAACATCAACGGCGCGGGCCAGATCGTCGCGGCCGGCACGGTGGAGCAGATCGCCGCCCTGGAGGCCGAGAAGCCCGAGGGTTCCATGAAGGTCGTCGCCCTCAAGGTCGCGGGCGCCTTCCACACGCACCACATGGCTCCGGCCGTGGCCCGGCTGGAAGAGGCCGCCCGGGCCCTCGGCCCGGCCGACCCGGCGCTGACGTACGTATCGAACAAGGACGGTCAGGTCGTGACCACGGGCGCCGATGTCGTCGCCCGACTGGTCGGCCAGGTGGCCAACCCGGTCCGCTGGGACCTGTGCATGGAGACGTTCGCCGAACTGGGTGTCACGGGGATCATCGAGCTGTCCCCCGGTG carries:
- a CDS encoding pirin family protein; the encoded protein is MIDVRRGADRYEGGGPDGADAGISTRHAFSFGPHYDPDNLRFGPVLACNEETLAPGAGFGEHPHSHTEIVTWVAEGELTHRDGTGAATLVRPGDVQHLGAASGTRHVERNDGRVPLRFVQMWLEPLDTAGKPSYSLVRGISDSTPYAVPAAGAVLHVRRPGAGERVAVPAAERVYLHVVRGDLRLDGEGGADRGELGPGDSARITGEAALELVAGSPAELLIWELP
- a CDS encoding PucR family transcriptional regulator, yielding MPQPEREHSPATRPAHPAPAHPHSATLRRLEKSSGRLAANAIARMDETLPWYRAMPPENRSWIGLVAQAGIAAFTEWFRHPETPQAISTDVFGTAPRELTRAITLRQTVEMVRTTIEVMETAIDEVAAPGDESILREALLVYAREIAFATAQVYAQAAEARGAWDARLESLVVNAVLSGEADEGALSRAAALGWNSPEHVCVVLGTAPEGDSELTVEAIRRAARHHKLQVLTGVLGDRLVVIAGGSDNPLQVAKSLIGPFAAGAVVAGPVVPDLLNATKSAQAAAAGLKACTAWQDAPRPVLADDLLPERAIASDPAAREQLVEEIYRPLEEAGSALLETLSVYLEQASSLEGAARMLFVHPNTVRYRLRRVTDVTGWSPSDVRSAFTLRIALILGRLADGDPQS
- a CDS encoding ACP S-malonyltransferase; translated protein: MLVLVAPGQGAQTPGFLTPWLELPGAADRVAGWSDAIGLDLAHYGTKADADEIRDTAVAQPLLVAAGLLSAAELGARTAFGAVAGHSVGEITAAAYAGVLSDEDALSFVRTRGLGMAEAAAVTATGMAAVLGGDRDLVVAHLEKLGLTPANINGAGQIVAAGTVEQIAALEAEKPEGSMKVVALKVAGAFHTHHMAPAVARLEEAARALGPADPALTYVSNKDGQVVTTGADVVARLVGQVANPVRWDLCMETFAELGVTGIIELSPGGTLTGLAKRALKGVPSVALKTPDDLEKAAALVAEHAV